A single region of the Halococcus salifodinae DSM 8989 genome encodes:
- a CDS encoding cytochrome P450 — MSSADPQGIQAFPEALTEPDAWLEPFEWYQEMREGSPVRYDPARGSWDVFRHADVKRVISDDETFSVDPRNASDFVEAGGEGEGLILDTMLFQDPPRHDELRAIVEEAFSPRVVAELEPRLRELMGDLLDDALATNDGTMDLVDELAYPFPVIVIAEVLGVPSEDRAQFREWSESLVAAADGEAGAEVAERQQASQREMAMYFLELIEDRRENPRDDLLSTIATAELSDGSTLPQQEALGMCMLLLIAGNITTTNLITNAVRCFGNHDLFAELAGEENAIGTAVEEVLRYRAPVQAMTRVARSDVTLGGETIEEGDRLVAWLGSANRDSRQFATADEFVVDRAPTGHLGFGHGTHYCLGAPLARLEARVALSELLSRVDGLALADTDLSPTRSSFIYGVESLPIRYDAA, encoded by the coding sequence ATGAGCTCCGCCGACCCGCAGGGGATCCAGGCGTTTCCCGAGGCGCTCACCGAGCCCGACGCGTGGCTCGAACCGTTCGAGTGGTACCAGGAGATGCGCGAGGGGTCGCCGGTGCGGTACGATCCGGCACGCGGGTCGTGGGACGTCTTCCGCCACGCAGACGTCAAGCGTGTCATCAGCGACGACGAGACGTTCTCGGTGGACCCGCGCAACGCGAGTGATTTCGTCGAAGCCGGCGGCGAGGGCGAGGGACTCATCCTCGATACGATGCTGTTTCAGGACCCGCCGCGCCACGACGAGCTCCGCGCGATCGTCGAGGAGGCGTTCAGTCCGCGCGTCGTGGCCGAACTCGAACCGCGCCTCCGCGAACTCATGGGTGACCTGCTCGACGACGCCCTCGCCACGAACGACGGCACGATGGATCTCGTCGACGAACTCGCCTATCCGTTCCCGGTCATCGTGATCGCCGAGGTCCTCGGCGTGCCGAGCGAGGACCGCGCGCAGTTCAGGGAATGGTCGGAGTCGCTCGTCGCGGCCGCGGACGGCGAGGCGGGTGCAGAAGTCGCCGAACGACAGCAGGCGAGCCAGCGCGAGATGGCGATGTATTTCCTCGAACTCATCGAGGACCGTCGCGAGAACCCGCGCGACGACCTCCTCTCGACGATCGCCACGGCGGAGTTGTCCGACGGCAGCACACTCCCCCAGCAGGAGGCGCTCGGGATGTGTATGCTGTTGCTCATCGCCGGCAACATCACGACCACGAACCTCATCACGAACGCCGTGCGGTGTTTCGGGAACCACGATCTGTTCGCCGAGCTGGCGGGCGAGGAGAACGCCATCGGGACTGCTGTCGAAGAGGTGCTGCGGTATCGCGCACCCGTGCAGGCGATGACGCGCGTCGCGCGGTCCGACGTCACGCTCGGCGGCGAAACGATCGAGGAAGGCGACCGACTCGTGGCGTGGCTCGGCTCGGCGAACCGCGACAGCCGCCAGTTCGCAACCGCCGACGAGTTCGTGGTCGATCGCGCGCCCACCGGGCATCTCGGCTTCGGCCACGGCACGCACTACTGTCTCGGCGCGCCGCTGGCCCGACTCGAAGCCCGCGTCGCGCTGTCGGAACTGCTTTCGCGAGTCGACGGACTGGCGCTCGCCGACACCGACCTCTCGCCGACGCGAAGCTCGTTCATCTACGGTGTGGAGTCGCTGCCGATCCGCTACGACGCGGCCTGA
- a CDS encoding polysaccharide deacetylase family protein, protein MDELRRRDALTVFGSLSASLAAMFGVTMADSAREDADEPSSSGESPTDSNSSSSQTNSSAEQLAYAHDVRARARAAGRPLSTVTDLGEWTATNGKITPTDWRDDGTETAVRLDSPASATRTGISTTFDREIDLTTAALSLGIELERAATETLRIRLFAPDERNQFTMQRYCKRRQGAIRLDVAPGETIGAPDPTAVRGLSVESYTGGGKSLGLTTGALRVRDSPQRRHGAVILTFDDGDRTQLEAAKPLMDEYGFAGTVGVIPWLVGEDNRIGRQELHEMAADGWEMASHPQREGSPLPSLSKSDQRALVERSKRWLLDEGFEQRGESLIWPFGAFDEQTLDLVGEYHRLAFAGGSSTAPWAITEPGWVPRVNGDDSNAVKRAIDMAEQFGSVATLMYHTIGETRLSIDGFREQLRYIDRADVDVIVPSALANAQPY, encoded by the coding sequence ATGGACGAGCTTCGACGCCGCGACGCCCTCACGGTGTTTGGGTCGCTGTCGGCGTCGTTGGCAGCGATGTTCGGGGTAACGATGGCGGACTCGGCCCGAGAGGATGCAGACGAGCCATCATCGTCCGGTGAATCGCCCACAGACTCCAACAGTTCGTCGTCCCAAACGAACAGCAGCGCCGAGCAGCTCGCGTACGCGCACGACGTTCGAGCACGTGCTCGTGCGGCCGGCAGGCCACTGTCTACCGTCACCGATCTCGGGGAGTGGACGGCCACTAACGGGAAGATCACGCCGACGGACTGGCGAGACGACGGGACGGAAACCGCTGTGCGACTCGATTCGCCGGCGAGCGCGACGCGAACGGGAATCTCGACGACGTTCGATAGGGAAATCGACCTGACTACTGCGGCGCTGTCGCTGGGTATCGAACTCGAACGGGCCGCCACGGAGACCCTCCGGATCCGGCTGTTCGCGCCAGATGAACGCAACCAGTTCACCATGCAGCGCTACTGCAAACGGCGGCAGGGGGCCATCCGCCTCGACGTTGCTCCGGGAGAGACGATCGGTGCGCCCGATCCGACCGCCGTCCGCGGTCTGTCGGTCGAATCGTACACCGGCGGTGGGAAATCGCTCGGTCTCACGACAGGCGCGCTTCGGGTCAGGGACTCGCCACAACGCCGCCATGGCGCGGTTATTCTGACCTTCGACGACGGCGATCGCACCCAGCTGGAAGCCGCGAAACCACTGATGGACGAGTACGGTTTCGCCGGCACTGTCGGCGTGATCCCGTGGCTGGTGGGCGAGGACAACCGGATCGGCCGGCAGGAGCTCCACGAGATGGCGGCCGACGGCTGGGAGATGGCCTCCCATCCCCAGCGTGAGGGATCGCCGCTCCCGTCGCTATCGAAGTCCGACCAGCGCGCCCTCGTCGAGCGATCGAAGCGCTGGCTCCTCGACGAAGGGTTCGAGCAGCGCGGTGAGAGCCTGATCTGGCCGTTCGGCGCGTTCGACGAGCAAACGCTCGACCTCGTCGGCGAGTACCACCGGCTCGCTTTCGCCGGTGGCTCCTCGACGGCCCCGTGGGCGATCACCGAGCCGGGATGGGTGCCACGAGTGAACGGCGACGATTCGAACGCCGTCAAACGGGCCATCGACATGGCCGAGCAGTTCGGGAGCGTTGCAACCCTGATGTACCACACGATCGGAGAGACACGCCTCTCGATCGATGGGTTTCGCGAACAGCTCCGATACATCGATCGGGCCGACGTCGACGTGATCGTCCCGTCCGCACTCGCGAACGCACAGCCGTACTGA
- a CDS encoding NUDIX domain-containing protein yields the protein MTLDELWFLADEADQRAARAHHDLLDGREPTMETTHHRRVSRQRFRTLAERIRETGAPYGVHTIVYQPSGELLLCRHEGVGLWVLPGGEIDGNEGFRAAAERELAEEAGIEAHYDGLAIAARIEVRCDDHATWGVMPVFAAVAETTATCLLYTSLXRDVYKRQLLR from the coding sequence GGTTTCTCGCCGACGAGGCCGACCAGCGCGCGGCGCGGGCCCACCACGACCTCCTCGACGGCCGCGAGCCGACAATGGAGACCACCCACCACCGTCGGGTGTCGCGACAGCGGTTTCGCACTCTCGCCGAGCGCATCCGCGAGACCGGCGCGCCGTACGGCGTACACACCATCGTCTATCAGCCATCGGGCGAACTCCTGCTGTGTCGCCACGAGGGCGTCGGACTGTGGGTCCTCCCTGGCGGCGAGATCGACGGCAACGAGGGGTTCCGGGCGGCCGCCGAGCGCGAACTCGCCGAGGAGGCCGGAATCGAGGCGCACTACGATGGCCTCGCCATCGCCGCGCGGATCGAGGTTCGGTGTGACGACCACGCCACGTGGGGCGTGATGCCAGTGTTCGCCGCCGTGGCCGAGACCACCGCCACCTGTCTCTTATACACATCTCTGANCAGAGATGTGTATAAGAGACAGCTCTTACGCTGA
- the pyrI gene encoding aspartate carbamoyltransferase regulatory subunit, whose amino-acid sequence MSERDDHELRISKIENGTVIDHIAGGHAPDVLAILGIGSSTDEVVSVGMNVPSDRLGHKDVVKIEGRELSQDEVDVISLIAPAASINIIREYGVAEKHRVERPAVVEGVLSCPNHDCITTDGEPVTSRFEVLDDGVRCAYCETILRENLTEHIDV is encoded by the coding sequence ATGAGCGAGCGCGACGACCACGAGCTCCGGATCAGCAAGATCGAAAACGGCACGGTGATCGATCACATCGCGGGCGGGCACGCCCCCGACGTGCTCGCCATCCTCGGGATCGGCAGTTCGACCGACGAGGTCGTGAGCGTCGGGATGAACGTCCCGTCCGATCGGCTGGGCCACAAGGACGTCGTGAAGATCGAGGGCCGCGAACTCAGCCAGGACGAGGTCGACGTGATCTCGCTGATCGCGCCCGCGGCCTCGATCAACATCATCCGGGAGTACGGTGTCGCCGAGAAACACCGTGTCGAACGCCCCGCCGTCGTCGAGGGCGTGCTCTCGTGTCCGAACCACGACTGCATCACCACCGACGGCGAGCCCGTGACCTCGCGGTTCGAAGTGCTCGACGACGGCGTGCGGTGTGCGTACTGCGAGACCATCCTCCGCGAAAACCTCACCGAGCACATCGACGTCTGA
- a CDS encoding DUF368 domain-containing protein, with translation MSGRESMREWFIVYLKGMFMGAADAVPGVSGGTIALITGIYERLIAAITALDPGVLRYLPRVHRRTERAELRAALVAMDVPFLLALGAGIATALVTVAQVMTYAFETYPGLVAALFFGLIAASAIVLYDHVSLDTPRRVAVAVFGFVLAFALSGPEVSNSMPNSPLFVLVAGSIAIAGMILPGISGAFFLYVLGQYEFLTGTLTEFTDGLVGLASGGSLEVLIEPGIVILAFGAGALVGLFSIAYAIRWALANYREATLTFLVSLMVGALRLPATEVINNTPVATPTAIGSVLAVAAVGGALVLLVDRYTADIDFS, from the coding sequence ATGAGCGGGCGAGAGTCGATGCGTGAGTGGTTCATCGTCTACCTCAAGGGGATGTTCATGGGGGCTGCGGACGCAGTGCCCGGCGTCTCGGGCGGGACGATCGCGCTCATCACGGGGATCTACGAGCGGCTGATCGCCGCGATCACGGCGCTCGATCCGGGCGTGCTCCGGTACCTGCCGCGGGTCCACCGCCGGACGGAGCGCGCCGAGCTCCGGGCCGCGCTGGTGGCAATGGACGTTCCCTTCTTACTCGCGCTCGGGGCAGGGATCGCCACGGCGCTGGTCACCGTCGCACAGGTTATGACCTACGCCTTCGAGACCTACCCGGGGCTCGTGGCGGCGCTGTTTTTCGGCCTGATCGCGGCCTCGGCGATCGTGCTTTACGACCACGTCTCGCTCGACACGCCACGACGAGTCGCGGTCGCAGTCTTCGGGTTCGTGCTCGCGTTCGCGCTCTCGGGGCCGGAAGTCAGCAACTCGATGCCGAACTCGCCGCTGTTCGTACTCGTCGCCGGCTCGATCGCGATCGCCGGCATGATCCTGCCCGGGATCTCGGGGGCCTTTTTCCTCTACGTTCTCGGCCAGTACGAGTTCTTGACGGGCACCCTCACGGAGTTCACCGACGGACTCGTCGGCCTCGCGTCGGGCGGCAGCCTCGAAGTGCTGATCGAACCAGGCATCGTGATCCTCGCGTTCGGCGCTGGTGCGCTCGTCGGTCTCTTCTCGATCGCCTACGCCATCCGGTGGGCGCTCGCAAACTACCGAGAGGCGACGTTGACGTTCCTCGTGAGCCTGATGGTCGGCGCGCTTCGCCTACCCGCGACTGAAGTGATCAACAACACGCCCGTCGCGACACCGACCGCGATCGGATCGGTGCTCGCCGTCGCCGCGGTCGGTGGCGCGCTCGTGCTTCTCGTCGATCGCTACACCGCCGACATCGACTTCTCCTGA
- the pyrB gene encoding aspartate carbamoyltransferase, producing the protein MLDRDHVITAKNLSRADIETVLDRAAAIERDPPDRDRHAGRLLGLCFFEPSTRTRMSFEAAIKRLGGDALDMGPVDSSSATKGESLADTVRVIEGYADALVLRHPSEGAATMASDFVDVPLLNAGDGAGQHPTQTLLDLYTMRENAGGLTDLTVGIMGDLKYGRTVHSLAYALTKFDASQHFVSPESLRLPRSVRYDLHEAGAQVREHEDLDDVLSELDVLYVTRIQRERFPDENEYRAVAGEYRIDAETLDRARDECIVMHPLPRVDEIAPDVDPTDHAHYFEQAHNGVPVRMALLDLLLDDTDDGEAVDATEDDSANGGSR; encoded by the coding sequence ATGCTCGATCGTGATCACGTCATCACCGCGAAGAACCTCTCGCGCGCCGACATCGAGACGGTGCTCGATCGTGCGGCCGCCATCGAGCGCGATCCCCCGGACCGGGACCGCCACGCGGGGCGGCTGCTCGGGCTGTGCTTTTTCGAGCCGAGCACGCGCACGCGGATGAGCTTCGAGGCCGCGATCAAGCGCCTCGGCGGCGACGCGCTCGACATGGGGCCGGTCGATTCCTCCAGCGCGACCAAAGGTGAGAGTCTCGCCGACACAGTACGAGTCATCGAAGGGTACGCCGACGCGCTGGTGCTCCGCCATCCCAGCGAGGGCGCGGCGACGATGGCGAGCGATTTCGTCGACGTGCCGCTGCTCAACGCCGGCGACGGCGCGGGCCAGCATCCCACGCAGACGCTGCTCGATCTCTACACCATGCGCGAGAACGCGGGCGGGCTCACCGATCTCACGGTCGGGATCATGGGCGATCTGAAGTACGGCAGGACTGTACATTCGCTCGCGTACGCGCTCACCAAGTTCGATGCCAGTCAGCACTTCGTGAGTCCGGAAAGTCTGCGGCTTCCCCGTTCCGTGCGGTACGACCTCCACGAGGCCGGCGCGCAGGTCCGTGAGCACGAGGATCTCGATGACGTCCTCTCCGAGCTCGACGTGCTCTACGTCACCCGAATCCAGCGCGAACGCTTCCCCGACGAGAACGAGTACCGTGCGGTGGCGGGCGAGTACCGCATCGACGCCGAAACCCTCGACCGCGCCCGCGACGAGTGCATCGTGATGCACCCGCTGCCGCGGGTCGACGAGATCGCGCCCGATGTCGACCCGACCGATCACGCCCACTACTTCGAGCAGGCCCACAACGGCGTTCCCGTCCGGATGGCGCTGCTCGATCTGCTGCTCGACGATACCGACGATGGGGAGGCCGTAGACGCTACCGAGGACGACAGCGCGAACGGAGGGTCTCGATGA
- a CDS encoding MOSC domain-containing protein produces MVRLARIAVFPIKSLDPVACDTARIVENGGLEHDREYAMIDDDGRYINGKRTAKVHRIRSSFDPGFTEVALRREGDDSAERFDLEADRESAENWLSTHFDPPARLKRETAGGFPDDTDLSGPTLISTGTLRAVASWFPEIDVEELRLRLRANLEIDGVPPFWEDRLFADHDHLVAFEIGDVVFEGINPCQRCVVPTRDPHTGESHDEFQRVFVEKREETLPEWTDSDRFDHFFRLMLNTQVPQSDWGAELAVGDEVEILGERPMEKRSESA; encoded by the coding sequence ATGGTCCGATTGGCACGCATCGCCGTCTTTCCGATCAAATCGCTCGATCCCGTCGCGTGCGACACGGCACGGATCGTCGAAAACGGCGGGCTCGAACACGACCGCGAGTACGCCATGATCGACGACGACGGCCGCTACATCAACGGGAAGCGCACTGCGAAGGTCCATCGGATCCGTTCATCGTTCGACCCCGGATTCACCGAGGTCGCGCTCCGTCGGGAGGGCGACGATAGTGCCGAGCGGTTCGATCTCGAAGCCGATCGTGAATCGGCCGAGAACTGGCTGAGCACCCATTTCGATCCGCCAGCCCGGCTAAAGCGGGAGACAGCCGGCGGGTTCCCCGACGATACCGACCTCTCGGGACCGACGCTCATCAGCACTGGGACGCTCCGTGCGGTCGCCTCGTGGTTCCCCGAGATCGATGTCGAGGAGCTGCGGCTCCGACTGCGGGCGAACCTCGAAATCGACGGCGTTCCGCCGTTCTGGGAGGACCGTCTGTTCGCGGATCACGACCACCTCGTCGCGTTCGAGATCGGTGACGTCGTGTTCGAGGGGATCAACCCGTGTCAACGATGTGTCGTGCCGACACGCGATCCACACACCGGCGAGAGTCACGACGAGTTCCAGCGGGTCTTCGTCGAGAAGCGCGAGGAGACGTTGCCCGAGTGGACGGATTCCGACCGATTCGATCACTTCTTTCGGCTGATGCTCAACACGCAGGTTCCCCAGTCGGACTGGGGAGCAGAACTCGCGGTCGGTGACGAGGTCGAGATTCTCGGCGAACGGCCGATGGAGAAGCGTTCCGAGTCAGCGTAA
- a CDS encoding oligosaccharyl transferase, archaeosortase A system-associated — protein sequence MSQRREQLAERLPALDAVESWYHVPLLVVLVGFMFWIRVRNWRRFVVDGEVLFSGNDAWYHLRQVEYTVVNWPSTLPFEPWTSFPTGTAIGQFGTLYDQIVATAALVIGLGSPSEQTTALTLLFAPAVFGTLVAIPAYFLAKRFGGRFGGVVGVAILALSPSTLLARSVAGFSDHHAAEAFFQVLAVAVIVIALTVAEREKPVYEQFVERDVSSLRRPIGWAVLAGIAISVYIWVWPPGLLLVGIFGVFLLVALPAAYLRGESPEHVAIVSAVALSVVGVLTLVTFQSTEISVTSFSLLHPALAFLGAIGCVFMAWLARTVEARDLPGLAYPGTILGLFVAGAVVMAVATPSLFEYFLNQLERIVGLGSSATSLTVGEAQPPFQAGVPFGEAVNQALGFFRNSYGLAFFTGIAGAVVLMVRLALGRSKQPAAAVFVLVWTALMIAATLTQTRFDYYLIVPICVLNAVLVGELIRFLASSDAATGLRNLEAYQVLTVLAVVLLITAPLVVGSGAALTSAGGHADERSYPGSTVRGWSGSLDWMANNTPAEGTYGGHNNSMDYYGEYERTDDFDYPDGAYGVLSWWDYGHWITTLGERIPTANPFQQNARQAANFLLADDVSRANEITRTEDGEGVRYVMIDWRMADPAGGALFTAPFTWYNDGPLSIYDDVTPIVTQQPGSQQPSLAFYAYEQRHYETMRTRLYSFHGSAVEPEPVVVDYESPIPQGDSTAQASVPSGNESAIKRFDNMSAARAFVEEDGSAQIGGVGAYPQERVAALEHYRLADASQQPSRQLAQSLFQRLQATGLNASELVPTSPSWVKTFERVPGATVEGTGPANTTVEATVEMGMPGSESTFNYTQQATTDDQGAFTMTLPYSTTGYDQWGTEQGATNVSVQANGPYTFQTPVEGGGDNATRWNATTDVSEGAVIGRTNESVTVDLQQESVSLPTNTSAGNATAGNATNGTSSGNASAATNASTTENGSTGTNTTNASAMAAPGERVAGAARTAPSQARVAR from the coding sequence ATGAGTCAACGCCGGGAGCAACTCGCCGAGCGACTCCCCGCGCTCGACGCCGTCGAGTCGTGGTATCACGTTCCTCTTCTGGTCGTTCTCGTCGGGTTCATGTTCTGGATCCGGGTGCGCAACTGGCGGCGATTCGTCGTCGACGGCGAAGTCCTCTTCAGCGGCAACGACGCCTGGTATCACCTCCGACAGGTGGAGTACACGGTCGTGAACTGGCCGTCGACGCTGCCGTTCGAGCCGTGGACCAGCTTCCCCACGGGGACGGCGATCGGCCAGTTCGGCACGCTGTACGATCAGATCGTCGCCACCGCGGCGCTCGTGATCGGGCTCGGCAGCCCTTCGGAGCAGACCACCGCCCTCACGCTGCTGTTCGCGCCCGCAGTGTTCGGGACGCTCGTCGCGATCCCGGCGTACTTCCTCGCCAAACGCTTCGGCGGCCGGTTCGGCGGCGTAGTCGGGGTAGCGATCCTCGCGCTCTCGCCGAGCACGCTCCTCGCACGCTCGGTCGCGGGCTTTTCGGACCACCACGCAGCGGAGGCGTTCTTCCAGGTGCTCGCGGTCGCCGTGATCGTGATCGCACTCACGGTCGCCGAGCGCGAGAAACCCGTCTACGAGCAGTTCGTCGAGCGCGACGTGTCCAGCCTGCGCCGACCGATCGGCTGGGCCGTCCTCGCCGGGATCGCCATCTCGGTCTACATCTGGGTGTGGCCACCCGGCCTCCTGCTCGTCGGGATCTTCGGCGTCTTCCTCCTCGTCGCGCTACCGGCCGCGTATCTGCGTGGCGAGAGTCCGGAACACGTCGCCATCGTGAGTGCGGTCGCGCTGTCGGTCGTCGGCGTGCTCACGCTCGTCACCTTCCAGTCGACCGAGATCAGCGTGACCAGCTTCTCGCTGCTCCATCCCGCGCTCGCGTTCCTGGGGGCGATCGGCTGCGTGTTCATGGCGTGGCTCGCCCGGACGGTCGAAGCACGCGACTTACCGGGACTCGCTTACCCGGGGACGATCCTCGGGCTGTTCGTCGCTGGTGCGGTCGTGATGGCGGTCGCCACACCCTCGCTGTTCGAGTACTTCCTCAACCAGCTCGAACGCATCGTGGGGCTCGGGTCGAGCGCGACATCGCTGACCGTCGGCGAGGCCCAGCCGCCCTTCCAGGCCGGCGTGCCGTTCGGAGAAGCGGTCAACCAGGCGCTCGGCTTCTTCCGGAACTCCTACGGGCTCGCCTTCTTCACCGGGATCGCCGGTGCGGTGGTGTTGATGGTGCGACTCGCGCTCGGCCGGAGCAAACAGCCGGCTGCTGCGGTGTTCGTCCTCGTCTGGACCGCACTGATGATCGCGGCGACGCTGACCCAGACCCGGTTCGACTACTACCTCATCGTCCCGATCTGCGTGCTCAACGCCGTCCTCGTCGGGGAGCTGATCCGATTTCTCGCTTCCAGTGATGCAGCAACGGGCCTCCGGAACCTCGAGGCCTATCAGGTGCTCACGGTGCTCGCGGTCGTTTTGCTCATCACCGCACCGCTCGTCGTGGGCAGCGGCGCCGCGCTGACGAGTGCCGGCGGCCATGCGGACGAGCGTTCGTACCCCGGCTCCACCGTCCGTGGCTGGAGCGGAAGCCTCGACTGGATGGCGAACAACACGCCTGCGGAGGGGACTTACGGCGGGCACAACAACTCGATGGACTACTACGGGGAGTACGAGCGTACCGACGACTTCGACTACCCCGACGGAGCCTACGGCGTGCTATCGTGGTGGGACTACGGCCACTGGATCACGACGCTCGGCGAGCGCATCCCGACGGCGAACCCCTTCCAGCAGAACGCCCGTCAGGCCGCGAACTTCCTGCTCGCCGACGACGTCTCGCGAGCCAACGAGATCACACGGACGGAGGATGGCGAGGGCGTGCGTTACGTGATGATCGACTGGCGGATGGCCGATCCCGCCGGCGGGGCGTTGTTCACCGCGCCGTTCACGTGGTACAACGACGGCCCGCTGTCGATCTACGACGACGTGACGCCGATCGTGACCCAGCAACCGGGGAGCCAACAGCCCTCGCTCGCGTTTTACGCCTACGAGCAGCGCCACTACGAGACGATGCGGACCCGGCTGTACTCGTTCCACGGCAGCGCGGTCGAACCCGAGCCGGTCGTGGTCGACTACGAGAGTCCGATCCCGCAGGGCGACTCCACAGCACAGGCATCCGTCCCGTCGGGCAACGAGTCGGCGATCAAGCGCTTCGACAACATGTCGGCCGCACGGGCGTTCGTCGAGGAGGACGGCTCGGCCCAGATCGGTGGTGTCGGAGCCTATCCCCAGGAACGCGTGGCAGCACTCGAACACTACCGACTGGCCGACGCGAGCCAGCAGCCCTCGAGACAGCTCGCCCAGAGCCTGTTCCAGCGACTCCAGGCGACGGGCCTGAACGCGAGCGAGCTGGTCCCCACGTCGCCGAGCTGGGTCAAGACGTTCGAGCGGGTGCCCGGCGCGACGGTCGAGGGCACCGGCCCGGCGAATACAACTGTCGAAGCCACCGTCGAGATGGGTATGCCCGGCTCCGAAAGCACGTTCAACTACACCCAGCAGGCCACGACCGACGACCAAGGTGCGTTCACGATGACGCTGCCGTACTCCACCACCGGCTACGACCAGTGGGGGACCGAGCAAGGCGCGACGAACGTCTCGGTCCAGGCGAACGGGCCGTACACGTTCCAGACGCCGGTCGAGGGTGGCGGTGACAACGCGACCCGGTGGAACGCGACCACCGACGTCTCCGAGGGAGCGGTGATCGGCCGCACCAACGAGAGCGTCACGGTCGATCTCCAGCAGGAATCGGTGTCGCTGCCGACGAACACCTCGGCCGGAAATGCGACGGCCGGGAACGCGACGAACGGCACGTCGAGCGGCAACGCGAGTGCCGCGACGAACGCCTCAACCACCGAGAACGGCTCCACCGGCACGAACACGACGAACGCGAGCGCGATGGCGGCTCCCGGCGAGCGTGTCGCCGGCGCGGCTCGGACAGCACCGAGCCAAGCACGGGTAGCACGATGA
- a CDS encoding alkaline phosphatase family protein, translating to MTTEPDDDGTTTTAGGTTSAGRAIVLDVIGLEPDHLDRGLAPNIADLVGEPARATLEPPFPAVTLPVQTTLATGRSPESHGDVSSGEYDREHDVAAFWERDRADRDRLWETASDAGLTTGVFCFQHLIDTTADVALTPSPIEDEDNNILEMNCWTNPDDFYDDLREELGHFPLHTYWGPGANEESSTWILDAASEAIERHDPDLLWIYVPHLDYDGLRHGSSDELDDAIGVVDDLVGEFIDGLRGDDRWDETVVNVVSEYGFHDVDTPVFPNRALRDAGLLSVMDDGEGGEEVDLGSSRAFAMVDHQVTHVYTDEGSVDDAREALAPLDGVERVLGGEGKVEYGVDHPSAGDLVLVAESSAWFQYYWWREESDAPYYATDMDIHAKPGFDPCELFFGDSGLASLDPTLVGGSHGRRDCEGFYGLGGPAAPASVPETVDARTVAPTLVDVLDIDVEMEFETDPL from the coding sequence ATGACCACCGAACCTGACGACGACGGAACCACGACAACCGCTGGCGGAACCACAAGTGCCGGCCGGGCGATCGTCCTCGACGTCATCGGCCTCGAACCCGACCACCTCGACCGAGGGCTCGCACCGAACATCGCCGATCTCGTCGGCGAGCCCGCGCGGGCGACGCTCGAACCACCGTTCCCGGCGGTCACCCTTCCCGTGCAGACCACGCTCGCCACCGGACGCTCGCCCGAATCCCACGGCGACGTCTCCAGCGGCGAGTACGACCGCGAGCACGACGTGGCCGCGTTCTGGGAGCGCGACCGAGCCGACCGCGACCGCCTCTGGGAGACCGCGAGCGACGCCGGCCTCACCACCGGCGTGTTCTGCTTCCAGCATCTCATCGACACGACCGCCGACGTCGCGCTCACGCCCTCACCGATCGAGGACGAGGACAACAACATCCTCGAAATGAACTGCTGGACCAACCCCGACGACTTTTACGACGATCTTCGGGAAGAGCTCGGCCACTTCCCGCTGCACACCTACTGGGGACCGGGCGCGAACGAGGAATCGTCGACGTGGATCCTCGACGCCGCGAGCGAGGCGATCGAGCGCCACGATCCAGACCTGCTCTGGATCTACGTCCCCCACCTCGACTACGACGGTCTCCGACACGGCTCCAGCGACGAACTCGACGACGCGATCGGCGTCGTCGATGATCTCGTCGGCGAGTTCATCGACGGCCTCCGTGGCGACGACCGGTGGGACGAGACGGTCGTGAACGTCGTCAGCGAATACGGTTTTCACGACGTCGATACGCCCGTGTTTCCGAACCGTGCGCTCCGCGACGCCGGACTGCTCTCGGTGATGGACGACGGCGAGGGTGGCGAAGAGGTCGATCTCGGCTCGTCGAGGGCGTTTGCGATGGTCGATCACCAGGTGACACACGTCTACACCGACGAGGGGAGTGTCGATGACGCTCGTGAGGCGCTCGCCCCGCTGGACGGCGTCGAACGCGTGCTCGGTGGTGAGGGGAAGGTCGAGTACGGCGTCGATCATCCGAGCGCGGGCGACTTAGTGCTCGTCGCGGAGTCCTCGGCGTGGTTCCAGTACTACTGGTGGCGCGAGGAAAGCGATGCACCGTACTACGCGACCGACATGGACATCCACGCCAAGCCCGGCTTCGATCCCTGTGAACTGTTCTTCGGCGACAGCGGCCTCGCATCGCTCGACCCGACGCTCGTCGGCGGCTCACACGGCCGCCGGGACTGTGAAGGGTTCTACGGGCTCGGCGGTCCGGCCGCACCCGCGTCGGTGCCCGAGACGGTCGACGCGCGGACGGTCGCACCGACGCTCGTCGACGTTCTCGACATCGATGTGGAGATGGAGTTCGAGACCGACCCGCTCTGA